The following is a genomic window from Nocardioides thalensis.
CCGGCGGCGCTGACCGCTACGTCGCGTCCACGTCGTACGGCGGCCGCTCGCCCACGCCGAGCGGACGCTGACCGGCCCGCCGCGCCCGCGGCTCGTCGTCGAGGTCGTCCTCGGCCATCGCCTCGGCGATGTGCTTGCGCACGATCGTCCGGGGGTCGAGGTCGCGCAGCTCCAGGTCGGCGAACTCGGGACCGAGCTCGGAGCGCAGCTCGTCGCGGGCCGACGTCGCGAACCGGCGGACCTGCCGGAGGAGCTGGCCCGCCTGCCTGGCGAGCTCGGGCAGCTTGTCGGGGCCGAAGACCAACACCGCGATGAACGCGATGACCGCAAGCTCGGTCAGGCCGACTCCGAACACGGCGTGATCCTACGGGCCCTCGCGGCCCGCGCTAGAACCGGTTGCTCGGGGTGAGGCCGAGCTGCATGCCGGCCAGGCCGCGGCCGCGACCGGCCAGGCGGTCGGCGATGTCGGCGAGCGCCTCGGCGGCAGGGGCCGTGGGGTCCGCGTCGACGATCGGCTTGCCGACGTCGCCGCCCTCGCGGAGGGACAGGTCGAGCGGGATCCGGCCGAGCAGCGGCACGTCGTAGCCGAACCGCGCCGAGAGCGTCGTGGCGACGCGCTCGCCGCCGCCGGAGCCGAAGACCTCCAGCCGGTGGTCCTTGCCCTCGGGCGTGCAGTGGGGGCAGGGGAGATAGCTCATGTTCTCGACCACGCCGACCACCCGCTGGTGCATCATCGACGCCATCGTGCCGGCCCGCTCGGCGACCTCCGCGGCCGCCTCCTGCGGAGTGGTGACCACGACGACCTCGGCGCCCGGCAGGTGCTGGCCGAGCGAGATCGCGATGTCGCCGGTGCCGGGCGGCAGGTCGAGGAGCAGCACGTCGAGGTCGCCCCAATAGACGTCGGCCAGCATCTGCACCAGCGCGCGGTCGAGCATCGGGCCGCGCCAGGCGACGACCTGCTCGCGCTTCGGCTTGAGCATGCCGATCGAGATGACGGAGACGCCCGACGCGGTCGGCACGGGCATGATCAGGTCGTCGACCTGGGTGGGCCGGGAGTCCGCGACGCCCAGCATGGCCGGCACGGAGTGGCCGTAGATGTCGGCGTCGACGATGCCGACCTTGCGGCCGGCCCGCGCCAGCGCGAGGGCGAGGTTGACGGTGACCGAGGACTTGCCGACGCCGCCCTTGCCGGACGCGATCGCGAACACCTTGGTCAGGGAGCCGGGCTGCGCGAACGGGATCTCCCGCTGGGCCTGGCCGCCGCGCAGGGTCTCGTGCAGGCCGGAGCGCTGCTCGGCCGTCATCACGCCGAGGTCGAGGTCGACCCGGGTGACGCCCTCGAGGGCGCTCACCGCTGCGGTCACGTCGCGGTTGATCGTGTCCTTGAGCGGACAGCCGGCGACCGTGAGCAGCACCCGGACCTTGACGACGCCGTCGTCGGCGACGTCCACGGAGTCGACCATGCCGAGCTCGGTGATCGGCCGCTTGATCTCGGGGTCGTTGACCGTTGCCAGGGCCGCGGTGACCTGGTCGACGGACGGGACAGACGGAGGGGTGCTCACGACACCCGAGTCTACGGTCCGGGAGTTGCCGTCCCGTCGTCGCCGTCAGCGTGAGACTCGTCGCGTTCCTCCAGGTCCGACAGGAGCGCCCGCAGCTCCGAGCGGAGGAAGTCGCGGGTGGCGACCTCGCCGACGGCCATCCGCAGCGACGCGACCTCGCGGGCGAGGAACTCCATGTCGGCGTGCGCGCGGGCGTCGGCCTGCCGGTCCTGCTCGGCGATGACGCGGTCGCGCGCCTCCTGCCGGTTCTGCGCGAGCAGGATCAGCGGGGCGGCGTACGACGCCTGCAGGCTCAGCATCAGGGTCAGGAAGATGAACGGGTAGTCGTCCCAGCGCAGGTCCTCGGGCGCGAGCGCGTTCCAGCCGACCCAGATCACCACGAACAGGGTCATGTAGATCAGGAACGTGGCGGTGCCCATGAACCGCGCGAACTGCTCGGCGAAGACCCCGAACGCGTCGGAGCTGAAGGTCGGGCGGCGGACGAGCTGCCGGCGGGCGCCGGTCGGGGTGTCGAGCCGCTCCCCGCGACGCTCGGTCACGGCGTCACCCCCGGGTTGCCCGAGCTCGCGGCGCGGTCGCGCCAGTTGTTGGGCAGCATGTGGTCGAGCAGGTCGTCGACCGTGACGGCGCCCAGCAGGCGGCGGTCCTCGTCGACGACGGGCGCGGCGACCAGGTTGTAGGTCGCGAGGTGCGCGGCGACCTGGTCGATCGTCGCCTCGGGGCGGAGGTGCTCGAGGGTGTCGTCGACGGCGCCGGCCACCAGCGACGACGGCGGCTCCCGCAGCAGCCGCTGGATGTGGGCGACCCCGAGCAGCTTGCCGGTGGGGGTCTCCAGCGGCTGACGGCAGATGTAGACCATCGACGCGAGCGCCGGGGTGAGGTCCGGGTTGCGCACGTGGGCTAGCGCGTCGGCGACGGTGGCGTCGGGGCCGAGGATCACGGGCTCCGGGGTCATCATCGCGCCGGCGGTGTTCTCGACGTACTTCATCAGCCGGCGGACGTCCTCGGCCTCGTCGGGCTCCATCAGCCGCAGGAGCACCTCCTGCGTCTCCGGCGGGAGGTCGGCGATGAGGTCGGCGGCGTCGTCGGCCGACATCTCCTCGAGGACGTCGGCCGCACGCTCGGAGTCGAGCCGCTCGAGGATCCCGACCTGGTCCTCCTCGGGCAGCTCCTCGAGCACGTCGGCCAGGCGCTCGTCGTCGAGGGCGAGCGCGACCGCGGTCCGCCGCTCGACGGGGAGGTCGTGCAGGATGCTCGCCGCGTCGGCGGGACGCATGTCGTTGAGGGCCTCGACGAGGTGGGTCGCGCCCTGCTTCTCGTCGGTGCGCGCCAGTCCGCGCACGTCGTTCCACTCCACGACGTGGGTCTGGCCGCGCCGCCGCAGCGCCTTGGAGGGCTCGCGGATGGCGACCCGGCTGAGCACCCAGTCGCGGGTGCGCGACCGCTCCATCGCGACGTCGTAGACCGTGCCGGACACCCCGCTGCTGATCACGGTGACCGTGCGGTCGAGCATCTCGCCGATCACCAGCGTCTCGGTCGAGCGCTGCTCGAACCGCCGCATGTTGAGGAGGCCGGTCGTGTAGACCTGCCCGCTGTCGATGTTGGTCACCCGGGTCATCGGCACGAAGATCCGGCGCCGGCCGAACACCTCCGCGACCATGCCCAGCACGCGCGGCTGCGCGGACTCGCTGCGCATGCTGACGACGAGGTCGCGGACCTTCCCGACCTGGTCGCCCTGCGGGTCGAAGATCGGGAGGCCCACCAGCCGGGCGGCGTAGACACGCGACGGGGTGACACTCACGAGGGCAACGGTAGTGGGAGACGTCCGTCCGGCCGCGCACCCCGCGCCACGCCCGGGGGAGCGTGACGCAACCGATTGACGGTCTAGGACGTCATGCTCTTAGTGTGGCAATGACCCGAACCGGATGGAGGGGACCGTGCGACGGACCGCTGGGACCGCGCTGGCAGCGGCGATCCTGACCTTGCTCGCCGCCTGCGGCGACGACGAGCCGACGACCGCGAGGGACCCGTCGGCCGAGCCGGACCAGTCGGCGTCGGAGCCCACCGAGGGTGAGACGACCGAGGTGCCCGACTGGCCGTCGTGCGCCGAGGTCTGGGTCGCCGAGGCCACCCTGCCGCAGGGCTACAAGGGGTGCCTCGACGGTGACACGGCGGTCAAGGCCGACCGTCAGATGTGTTCGTCCGGTCAGGTGCTGGTGACCTACGACGAGCTCTTCTACGCCGTGGTCGGCGGCCCGGTCAACGAGACCGAGGGTCTTGCCCAGGATTCGCATTACCGTTCGGCCAAGCAGTCCTGTTTGGCATGATCAACCCCGATGGGGGACCTGCCGCAGGCATGCCGCGGCTCCGGCGCGCACGCGTCGCCCCCCGAACGCGCGACACGATGAGTGCCGAGTCGAGGAGTGGTGAAACGCAATGAGGAAGTACGTCGCCGCAGTGGTGACCGCGGCTGTGCTGGCGACGCCGGCACTGGCCGTTCCGGCCCAGGCAGGCGCACCGACGCCGATCACCGAGGAGCGGGACCGTGACGAGTCCGGCACCCAGAGCTTGCGGAGCGAGGACAGGGACCGGAGCGGCGACGGCCGCAAGGGCGACCGGACGGGGGACCGCGACGGCCGCGAGGGCGACCGGTCCGGTGACCGCGATGGCCGGAAGGGCGACCGCGACGGCCGCCGGGCGAGGTTCCGCCTGGCGCCGGGCGTGACGTTCAACAGCCCCTTCGGCAAGCAGTACCCGATCAAGAACAAGATCAGCCGCGCACTGCGGCACACCCCCAAGGGCGAGAAGATCCGCGTGATGAGCTGGAACTTCAGCGCCGTGGGGCTGACCAACGACCTGATCGCGGCGCACCGCCGCGGCGTGAGCGTCCGGGTGTTCATGGCCCGCACGCTCGTCAACCACGAGTTCCGTCGGCTCACCGACGCGCTCAAGGCCGGCAACCGCAAGCGCCCCAAGGCGATGCGCAGCTGGACCCGCACCTGCAGCAACTCCTGCCGCGGCAAGGGCGGCGCGATGCACTCCAAGTGGGTGACGATCAGCAAGGCCGGCCGCAGCCGCAAGATCGTCATGCAGGGTTCGGCCAACCTGACCGGTCCCGCCTCGGTCAACCAGTGGAACGACTGGTTCACGACCGTCGGCAGGAACCGGATCTACGAGGCCTACCAGCGGATCTTCCGCGAGTCCGCACGGGACCGCAAGGCTCCTGCGTTCACCGTGCGCGAGGGCGACACCCTCGCGTGGTTCGCTCCCCGCGGTGGTCGAAAGGACCTGGTCCTGGACATGCTCAACGACGTGCAGTGCAAGGGCGCCCGCGACGCCGGCATCCGCGGCCGCACGGCGATCCGCATCGCCTCCGCGGTCATCCAGAACAGCCGCGGGCAGCGGATCGCTCACAAGATCAAGGACCTGCACAACCGCGGTTGCAACATCCGCATGGTCTACACGCTGTCGACCAACGAGGTCATGGGCATCCTCCAGGGCGTCCCGGTCCGCCACCTCGCCTACGACGGTGACGGCGACGGTGCCTACGACAACTACCTGCACATGAAGGCGATGACCATCAGCGGCAACTGGCGCGGCGACCGCAGCGCCCGGGTCGTCTTCAACGGCAGCGCCAACTGGTCGACGATCGGCACGATCTCCGACGAGCAGGGCATGATCGTGCGGCGCAACAGCCTCGAGAAGAAGTACGGCAAGTGGATCACCGGCCTCTACAACGGTGCTCCGCGCGGCCGCCTGGTGACGACGGAGTACCTCCGTCGCCAGGGTGTCGAGAACCCCTACGCGGGCCTCGAGCTGGAGCTGGGCCACCAGGGCTGACGCTCTCACCTCACCGCAGCGACGAAACGCCGGGTGGGCCGAATGCGGCCCGCCCGGCGTTCGTCTTCTTAGGATCGATGGCGGCCAACCGATCTCTTCCCCGATCTGTCTGGAGGCCCCCGTTGTTCTCGCTCGCGCGCGTCCCGGCCGCACTCGCCGCCGTCCTCGCCGTCGTGCTCTCGGTCGCTGCGGGCGTGCCCGCTGGGGCCGACGAGGCCGACCGCTACGCCCGGAAGGGGCCGGCGCTGTCCGGCTACGACCGGATCTCGGCGGGAGGTGAGTACACCTGCGGCATCATCGGCGGCTCGCTCTTCTGCTGGGGGCGCAACACCTGGGGCCAGGTCGGCACGGGGGAGCGCACCGAGTCGGTCGACGAGCCGACGCGCGTCGGTGACCGCACCAACTGGCGCAGGGTGGCCGCCGGCGGCGCCACCACCTGCGGGATCCGCGGCGACGCCGGCCGGCTGTTCTGCTGGGGGCTCAACAACCGCGGCCAGGTCGGGGACGGCACCCGCGAGGTCCGGGTCAACCCGCGCCGTGCGCCCGGTCGGGACTGGCGCGCCGTCGACGTCGGCTGGTTCCACGCGTGCGGCATCCGCGAGGGCGGCGCTCTCTACTGCTGGGGCGACAACCAGTACGGCGAGCTGGGTCAGGGCAACACGAAGCAGGACCTGAAGCTCCACCGCGTGCGGGGCCGGTGGTACTCCGTGCGCACCGACGGCTGGACCACCTGCGGCATCAAGCACGACCGGTCCCTGTGGTGCTGGGGCCGCAACCTCCTCGGCCAGGTG
Proteins encoded in this region:
- a CDS encoding sec-independent translocase encodes the protein MFGVGLTELAVIAFIAVLVFGPDKLPELARQAGQLLRQVRRFATSARDELRSELGPEFADLELRDLDPRTIVRKHIAEAMAEDDLDDEPRARRAGQRPLGVGERPPYDVDAT
- a CDS encoding P-loop NTPase; this translates as MSTPPSVPSVDQVTAALATVNDPEIKRPITELGMVDSVDVADDGVVKVRVLLTVAGCPLKDTINRDVTAAVSALEGVTRVDLDLGVMTAEQRSGLHETLRGGQAQREIPFAQPGSLTKVFAIASGKGGVGKSSVTVNLALALARAGRKVGIVDADIYGHSVPAMLGVADSRPTQVDDLIMPVPTASGVSVISIGMLKPKREQVVAWRGPMLDRALVQMLADVYWGDLDVLLLDLPPGTGDIAISLGQHLPGAEVVVVTTPQEAAAEVAERAGTMASMMHQRVVGVVENMSYLPCPHCTPEGKDHRLEVFGSGGGERVATTLSARFGYDVPLLGRIPLDLSLREGGDVGKPIVDADPTAPAAEALADIADRLAGRGRGLAGMQLGLTPSNRF
- a CDS encoding DUF1003 domain-containing protein encodes the protein MTERRGERLDTPTGARRQLVRRPTFSSDAFGVFAEQFARFMGTATFLIYMTLFVVIWVGWNALAPEDLRWDDYPFIFLTLMLSLQASYAAPLILLAQNRQEARDRVIAEQDRQADARAHADMEFLAREVASLRMAVGEVATRDFLRSELRALLSDLEERDESHADGDDGTATPGP
- a CDS encoding magnesium transporter MgtE N-terminal domain-containing protein; this encodes MSVTPSRVYAARLVGLPIFDPQGDQVGKVRDLVVSMRSESAQPRVLGMVAEVFGRRRIFVPMTRVTNIDSGQVYTTGLLNMRRFEQRSTETLVIGEMLDRTVTVISSGVSGTVYDVAMERSRTRDWVLSRVAIREPSKALRRRGQTHVVEWNDVRGLARTDEKQGATHLVEALNDMRPADAASILHDLPVERRTAVALALDDERLADVLEELPEEDQVGILERLDSERAADVLEEMSADDAADLIADLPPETQEVLLRLMEPDEAEDVRRLMKYVENTAGAMMTPEPVILGPDATVADALAHVRNPDLTPALASMVYICRQPLETPTGKLLGVAHIQRLLREPPSSLVAGAVDDTLEHLRPEATIDQVAAHLATYNLVAAPVVDEDRRLLGAVTVDDLLDHMLPNNWRDRAASSGNPGVTP
- a CDS encoding phospholipase D-like domain-containing protein, with protein sequence MRKYVAAVVTAAVLATPALAVPAQAGAPTPITEERDRDESGTQSLRSEDRDRSGDGRKGDRTGDRDGREGDRSGDRDGRKGDRDGRRARFRLAPGVTFNSPFGKQYPIKNKISRALRHTPKGEKIRVMSWNFSAVGLTNDLIAAHRRGVSVRVFMARTLVNHEFRRLTDALKAGNRKRPKAMRSWTRTCSNSCRGKGGAMHSKWVTISKAGRSRKIVMQGSANLTGPASVNQWNDWFTTVGRNRIYEAYQRIFRESARDRKAPAFTVREGDTLAWFAPRGGRKDLVLDMLNDVQCKGARDAGIRGRTAIRIASAVIQNSRGQRIAHKIKDLHNRGCNIRMVYTLSTNEVMGILQGVPVRHLAYDGDGDGAYDNYLHMKAMTISGNWRGDRSARVVFNGSANWSTIGTISDEQGMIVRRNSLEKKYGKWITGLYNGAPRGRLVTTEYLRRQGVENPYAGLELELGHQG